Below is a window of Quercus robur chromosome 6, dhQueRobu3.1, whole genome shotgun sequence DNA.
aattatattagtcTATCtcgctttaaaaaaaattacagtgtcacacactcacacatctttttttttttccttataggtaatgaaattttgaatttttttttttttaaaagcacgtctgataaattagaaaattttaattttctgttaACCAGATTTCCATAACTTTTTAGACAGTTGATTACTTGAACATTCTTAATTTCTTACATATCATCGTTAGTGTTTTCTTACAATGAAACATGGAAAATTGGCAACTACAATTATAAAAAGCataagctttttctttttttttttttgagaaaataaaaagcataagcttgcaaagacaaaacaaaattttaaaagaaaaagtgaaacaCCAAACCTCAGCTTTGGATTCAACGGCAAGTCCAAAGAAAGCAGCCGAAACAAAATGCTTGCCCACGGACTCCACTAATTTGATTTGACTAAGCCAATTCGACGAAGTCTTGAGCCTATCGAACCGGCATTTGCTACAATTCTCTGCACTGTGGTATGACGTGCCTGGACTCTTAGCCCTCGTCAAAGACAGCGGCGCCACGGGAGTCTTCGGCAAAACCACATTGATTGCGTCCAAATTCGTCACATCTTTTTCTTCAACTTCTTCTGGAAAGGAAACactttttttcttcaacttggGTAGTATTGTTTTTTCAGGAGTACTCTgctatgtaaaaaaaaaaaaatcaccggTTGCCTGATAACCCACTCTCGTTGTGGGTTTTTACAGCaggcagaaaataaattttttaatttggtaccggtgatttttttttctcacatgtAAATTTAGATAAAATTCTCTATTCCAATTCAACGCTCACTTCTATGTCCTACAAACTGTTGTTGCTACATGGCTTTGTTTAGCCCCCCACCAAAAGATTGAGTGCTTCAATTTGACACGGCACTGATTGCCTAAAGTCTTCACTTGTCCTTGTGATAATTATTGAAGACTCGAATATGATCTTcccattaaataattaatggaTTAACCGACAGGGTAAAGACTCTTGTACACAACGTTTGTACCACGGCAAAAGTTACATATAAAAGACAGATCTCACTATCAAAGTTCCTCTTTGGAAAAAACTCAAATACAGACAAATTCTATCAAATATAGGATCAAAAAGAGATCTTCAGCATCCtccacatattttttaaaaggtaatGAAGATAACCGTTTTAAATCTATTTGAGtagaaaacaatttttacataaattttggtcatttgattAGATTTCAGGTCAATCGAAGGGATACAAAATGCTCAACTGGAATATCTAACTTCTAGGATAAGGATTTGGACTCTGAAATTGCCTAATTTAATAGGAATTTTTGTGAAATGTACAAATTAACAATGAGAACAAGAAAACGCCTACATTACCATGCCTAAATTATCAAGCGCTTGATAATTTAATGCGTAATTAAATAAGAACTTGATTACAAACTTACAAGCATAAAGACTATTAAAAGCCTACGGATTGCCTATagagtacctttttttttcttttttttgagaatgaagcCTATAGAGTACTTGATACAAAGAACATAAAATATTGTAGATTTATGCGTCTAATTGTACGtgcttttctcataaaacagtcatttcaatttttttttaggaagcTAATCATTCAATTTATACTTGAGGTTTTAAAGATTAATCTTGTCTTCCTTGCTATGCATCATGTTCAAATTTGTGTCTTCTTGCTAAGTTATCTGTGACTCTGAGTATTAAGGTTGAGAGACCTTTCTTAGCTGCTTCAAGGTAACCAATACTTTACTACTTCATATGAGTGACAACTGACACGTGCcttacttaaagaaaaacatcTCAGAAGTAACTACCACCCTTCGATACAACATGTTACTTCCAATAGAAAATAGAGAAGTCTAAATCGCAAGGCAAGGTGTGCaaccacaaaataaaattttttgaagttatTCAAATAGTCAATATATAATAAGTTTTAATGACATGAAAGACCAAAGCAAATTAATGACAATTTAAAGCAAAGTGTGCATTCACTGTCAAAAAGCTAATAATGGCATATATGGGAGATCAAATGATAGCATTCATGGCCAAAGCTCGCATATATCTTTAAGACAATCAAAGACTAAAAGAGACGTGACAAAATTCAAAAGCTTATAAGAAGTGAATATCACTTCAAAAGAAAGAACCAccatttcttcttgaactccACTTCTTTCTAATTAGCTCAAAGCTCGCATCTTAAGGTTTGGCTATAAGTAtcttaaattcaataatattccaaattttaaattcattattgtggctccaattttgaattttatgcgGTTTAGCTTGATTTTCTGATCTGTTTGAGgatatttatgaatttttaatttttaattttctcttttttacaTCACAACCTTTTAAAGAATATGTGGAGGAAGCTGAAGATCTCTTTTTGATACTATATTTGATAGAATTTGTCTGTATTTGAGTTTTTTCCAAAGAGGAACTTTAGTAGTGAGATCTGTCTTTTATATGTAacttttgtttctctttctttttcaaacaaAACTTCAGCCTTCCATGATATTTTGGAAGCATCTCCCTCTCTTTGTATATGCGTGCCACTTTACGatagtaaaagtaaaatttatttttggcaagagtaaaaatattttttcatttattagcaaaaagaaaaagtatgttCCTGTTTCAATCTTCTTAATAAAATTGAcgtatttcttataaaaaaaaaaaaaaaaaaaaaaaaaaaagaagtaaatccTCCCCATCTTGGGGCACATGATGAGCTGTTATTGTGTATTCCATTGATTTCAGGCACTACTTTCACAAAGTTTAAAAGCCATTGCACTAAGATTTTCTTCTCACttctcaaaattcacatccatgGAGATCTCCGAGCCACATGCAGCACTGCTCTCTAGCCCCGGGACAGGCCACCTTATCCCTGTCCTCGAGCTCGGAAACCGCCTTGTCACCCACCACAACTTCGCCGTCACAATCTTTGTTGTGAGTTGCCACGCGTCCCCAGCAGAGGCCCAAGTCCTACAGTCCTCCATGAGCCCCAAACTCTGCAACATCATCGATCTCCCACCGGTTGACATCTCCGGCCTAGTTGATCCCAACGCTGCGGTTGTTACACAGATCGCTGTAATGATGCGTGAGGTTCGGCCAAAACTCAGGTCCTCAATCTCTTCCATGAAGCTTAGACCAACTTTGCTCATCGTGGACTTCTTCGGAACTGAGTCTTTGCCCATAGCTGACGAGTTTGACATGTTAAAGTACGTTTACTTTCCCTCAGATGCATGGTTCGTTGCTTTGACTATATATGTTCCATTCCTAGATAAGTTAGTGGAAGGAGAGTATGTTCACCAAAAAGAGCCACTGAAAATCCCTGGTTGCAAGCCGATTCGGCCTGAAGAAGTGGTTGACCCCATGTTGGAAAGGACTACCCAGCAATATTTTGAGTACCTACGCATAGGGACTGAGACCCTAATGAGTGACGGGATTTTGATTAACACTTGGGAGGATTTGCAGTCCACAACACTCACTGCACTCAGAGATGATAAATTCTTAGGTGGGAGTGTTAAGGTGCCGGTTTATCCTGTTGGTCCTATAACAAGAGCAGTTTCAGGTTTAAAGAGTGATTTGTTTGATTGGTTAGACAAGCAGCCAAGTGAGTCGGTGATTTACGTTTCATTTGGAAGTGGTGGATTACTTTCGTACGAGCAAATAACCGAGGTGGCTTGGGGTTTGGAGCTAAGTCAGCAGAGATTTGTTTGGGTGGTACGCCCACCTACCATTGAAGCTGCAGACGCTGCTTTTTTCACTGCAGGGAAAGGAGGTGATGACCCATTAAGCTACTTGCCCGATGGATTCTTGAGACGAACTCAAAGTTTGGGACTTATGGTCCCTTTTTGGGCTCCGCAAGTTGATGTGCTGAACCATCCTTCCATTGGGGGATTCTTATCACACTGTGGTTGGGGCTCCACTCTAGAGAGCATCACCAATGGAGTGCCAATGATCGCATGGCCTCTTTATGCAGAGCAGAAGATGAACGCTACACTGCTCACAGAGGAGATTGGCGTGGCAATTCGCTCGAAGGTGTTGCCGTCAAAGAAAGTGGTGCAAAGGGAAGAGATAGAGAAGATGGCGAGAATGATTATAGAAGATAATGATGGGAAAAATGGAATCAGAGGTAGGGTCAAGGAGCTAAAACACAGCGCAGAGAAAGCTTTGTCTAAGGGTGGTTCCTCTCATAATGCATTTTCGCAACTGGAAAAACAATGTAAGATGTCCATGGAACGACAGAAGGCGACAGCTCAGTAATTAAGCCCTAAGGCCACTGTTCTGcacaacttaaaatttttagtaggagtttggtagagtagtttaaaaattattttttggaggtttttgaaatatgtgtgggtaaaaaaaatgtgtgaaaaaatgtgtaatattgtttaaaatgtgaaaatgtaaGTTTGAATTTACTCACCAAACATGCTCTTAATAAatgttgtttattatatttcaataattccaatattttttttgtttgtttctggAATCATGTGGATATACAGTACtgctttatctattttatcagtGTGAACCATAATGACAAACCGGATGTGGAGAGTTCTGGACTAGCACTGCATAATTCTCAATTCTTATACGCTTGActaactttctttttgtttgctctctcaaaaaaaaaaaaaaaaaccctttctTTATGTTTCATACTATCTAAAAAGAATGCAAATAAAGCAAGAGAgagtgaaaataaaaacaatggaGTAAAATAAAGTTAAGCAAATAAACCTCTccttatcacttttttttttataaaaaaaaaattcaaatctatatttctttttcaaatctcaaaatattttgaataattttttttttaaaaaaaaaggaaaagatttgtttttattatttacacatttCCTTTGCCCCAAAAGTGAATGAAActtttatacatttttcttgaataaaaattggttaaaatttttATACATTCTCCATGAATAAAAGTTGTTTGAATAGCACATTTTTGgtccttaaaattttatttttgttttaaaatggtCACTATATACTTTTAAATGTTTAGTTTATTTCATATACAATtaattcaactaaaaaaaaaaactaactatttTGGAAACATATTTATCAATATTTATCTGGAACCTACATgcaaaaaatcttaataaaataaaattaattaaaagaaagccACCTCTTCCTTAGAACTGTATGTGCCCCCACATATATCGACAACCATGTTTTTGAAACATTTAAAGAAATATGaagactaaaataaattattttaaagtatatattggtacaattttgaaaattttattcaagataaaattttcaaatttggaaaattttcacAGGACTTGGAGAATCTCAAATTTTCCAAGTCCTGTACCATCTTATCATGCCAGCCCATCATCGTCCTCATTCCGAAGCCCTACTCGATTTGATGCAAATCCCTCCTCTTACCTCCTCCCATTCCTACGCAATAGTACCTCCATACCTACAAATCTTAGAATATCCAACAGTGCTAATGGGAGTGACGAGTTGGCGTTCCCTTGACGAAGTCAGCACTAATGACGAGGTCATCCCTATTGACGAGGAAATCAGTTATCACCGTCGAGGGCAAGAATATCATTCAATGAAGCCAGCCAGTAACTTGAGCAATTACGAAACTAGCCGAGCAGACCGTTGGGAGCCTATTAAAAGCCCCATTATTGGGCAGGAAGCGTTACTAAACAAGGCATTAACACCCCAACGGctaacaaccaaaatcacatatataaAACCTTCACATTGTCAGTAGAAGGTACATACATTCACACTCTAAGAAGGTATCCATCATTATCTTGTTCTTCCATTTTCATTTCACAAAGTGCTTCtctgttctaactttggcatcggaggcgttgtgacaagcaccacaccggtgaccctcATAAAGGATACATTCGCGCTGACAAGAA
It encodes the following:
- the LOC126732584 gene encoding anthocyanidin 3-O-glucosyltransferase 5-like; protein product: MEISEPHAALLSSPGTGHLIPVLELGNRLVTHHNFAVTIFVVSCHASPAEAQVLQSSMSPKLCNIIDLPPVDISGLVDPNAAVVTQIAVMMREVRPKLRSSISSMKLRPTLLIVDFFGTESLPIADEFDMLKYVYFPSDAWFVALTIYVPFLDKLVEGEYVHQKEPLKIPGCKPIRPEEVVDPMLERTTQQYFEYLRIGTETLMSDGILINTWEDLQSTTLTALRDDKFLGGSVKVPVYPVGPITRAVSGLKSDLFDWLDKQPSESVIYVSFGSGGLLSYEQITEVAWGLELSQQRFVWVVRPPTIEAADAAFFTAGKGGDDPLSYLPDGFLRRTQSLGLMVPFWAPQVDVLNHPSIGGFLSHCGWGSTLESITNGVPMIAWPLYAEQKMNATLLTEEIGVAIRSKVLPSKKVVQREEIEKMARMIIEDNDGKNGIRGRVKELKHSAEKALSKGGSSHNAFSQLEKQCKMSMERQKATAQ